In Sander lucioperca isolate FBNREF2018 chromosome 12, SLUC_FBN_1.2, whole genome shotgun sequence, one DNA window encodes the following:
- the mipb gene encoding major intrinsic protein of lens fiber b produces MWEFRSMNFWRAVFAEFFGTMFFVFFGMGAALRWTTGPHHVLHVALCFGLAAATLIQSIGHISGGHINPAVTFAYLIGSQMSLFRAIFYMAAQCLGAVAGAAVLYGVTPGNMRGNMAMNTLQPGISLGMATTVEVFLTMQLVVCIFAVTDERRNGRLGSAALSIGFSVTIGHLMGMYYTGAGMNPARSFAPAVLFRNFINHWVYWVGPMIGAAMGALLYDFMLFPRMRGLSERLATLKGSRPPESDTQQDARGDAIEIKTQAL; encoded by the exons ATGTGGGAGTTCCGGTCCATGAATTTCTGGCGGGCGGTCTTTGCAGAGTTCTTCGGGACCATGTTCTTTGTATTTTTCGGCATGGGTGCTGCCCTGCGCTGGACCACCGGGCCTCATCATGTCCTTCATGTGGCCCTGTGCTTTGGGCTGGCAGCTGCCACTCTCATCCAGTCGATCGGCCACATCAGCGGTGGCCACATTAACCCTGCCGTCACCTTTGCCTACCTAATTGGCTCGCAGATGTCTCTTTTCCGGGCCATTTTCTACATGGCCGCCCAGTGCCTGGGTGCTGTAGCTGGGGCTGCTGTGCTGTATGGGGTCACACCTGGCAACATGAGAGGCAACATGGCAATGAACACG CTGCAGCCTGGCATCAGTCTGGGAATGGCCACCACTGTGGAGGTTTTCCTTACTATGCAGCTTGTGGTGTGCATCTTCGCCGTGACTGATGAGAGGAGAAACGGACGCCTGGGATCTGCTGCCCTATCCATTGGCTTCTCTGTCACCATTGGACATCTCATGGGG ATGTACTACACCGGTGCTGGAATGAACCCTGCCAGGTCCTTTGCCCCTGCTGTGCTCTTCAGGAACTTCATCAACCACTGG GTGTACTGGGTCGGGCCTATGATAGGAGCTGCAATGGGTGCCCTCCTGTACGATTTCATGCTGTTCCCACGCATGAGAGGTCTGTCCGAGCGCCTGGCCACACTGAAGGGCAGCCGGCCCCCCGAGAGCGACACCCAGCAGGACGCCCGCGGGGATGCCATTGAGATCAAGACGCAAGCCCTATAA
- the LOC116062178 gene encoding aquaporin-4, with protein sequence MTWRELRSKQFWRAILAELLGTLVLVSAVLGASMPGPGEAPTGPLYPAVAVGVTIVALGHCFGEISGAQVNPAVTLALLATRKLEVVRAVVYMAAQCLGASLGAGALYLALPVKTTADHFVNRVPIELNAAQALGMEVLCTFQMVFTVFSVEDQRRRESPEPGNLAIGLAHTAGVLIGGRFSGASMNPARSLGPAIITGFWENHWVYLIGPVIGAILAGVSHEFFFAQSASRQKLVACLTCKDIEIVETTSMTGSSLSTVTPNAMRAKQANKQENN encoded by the exons ATGACGTGGCGTGAG CTACGTAGTAAGCAGTTCTGGCGCGCCATTCTCGCAGAGCTGCTTGGCACCCTGGTTTTAGTGAGCGCCGTGCTGGGTGCATCTATGCCAGGCCCTGGAGAGGCCCCCACGGGACCCCTGTACCCAGCAGTGGCAGTGGGTGTGACGATTGTCGCACTGGGACACTGTTTTGGAGAAATAAGCGGGGCACAG GTGAATCCTGCAGTGACTTTGGCTCTGTTGGCCACTCGGAAGCTGGAAGTTGTCAGAGCTGTTGTTTACATGGCTGCACAGTGTTTGGGGGCCTCTTTAGGAGCCGGGGCCCTCTACTTGGCCCTGCCAGTCAAAACCACTGCAGACCACTTCGTCAACAGG GTTCCTATAGAGTTAAATGCAGCCCAGGCTCTGGGCATGGAGGTTTTGTGCACCTTCCAGATGGTCTTCACTGTGTTCTCAGTAGAGGATCAGCGGCGGAGGGAAAGCCCAGAACCAGGAAACCTGGCCATTGGATTAGCACACACTGCTGGAGTGCTAATAGGG GGGCGGTTTTCTGGTGCTAGTATGAACCCCGCACGTTCTCTGGGTCCAGCCATCATCACTGGATTCTGGGAAAACCactgg GTTTATTTGATCGGACCAGTGATCGGTGCTATACTGGCTGGAGTGTCCCATGAGTTCTTCTTTGCACAAAGCGCCTCTCGCCAGAAGCTCGTGGCTTGTCTGACCTGTAAGGACATAGAGATTGTGGAGACGACCAGCATGACGGGATCATCTCTGTCCACCGTCACACCGAACGCCATGAGAGCCAAGCAggcaaacaaacaagaaaacaactGA